GATTAGTCATTGCTAATTTATCATTCTTATTCCTCCAACTCCTCTCTTCGATACTTGATAATATTAGAATGAATATTATTCTACCGAACGGTTGGACATCGCTCTCTTTTTTGATTATTCGATTCTATGAATCGAATCtcaataatcaaaaaaagCATTCTAATTTTGCTGGAACTGAGCAGGCGAGCGTAAAATTGAGTTCGACAATAATGGTCGCTCCAAACAGTTTTcttggaatattttcacatCGTTTATAAGCTATGGATTATCAGAAAGTTATTGTTGGACAGCAGCGAGAACTAGAAGGGAACAACAAAAATGGTGACTTTTAACAAACAACTTTAAAGCGGATGAagcgtatgaaaaataaattgacgtCACAACGTAATTTAATACAAATTCATATGTTTATTAACAAATTTTCTTGCTATGATCTACATACAGTtgacaaattatttatttatattttttttcctccattacTCTTCAACACCTGTATTTTATTGAACGAGAagtcaaataaatatacaattcTTGTCTATCCTGACCTGCCTAGCGCCTACAATAATTCACCGATATACTGGACTGCTGGAGtagttttgtttgtttaacAAATACAGTGAAATCGTTCTTTTGAACTTTCTTTCTACTGTTTTGACCACATTCAAAAGTTCAGAACTTTTAccaagaataaataaaatcgttgttgctgcCTATAAATACTGAGAATATTCTAAAATTGCAATGTTGACGAGAAATTctttctcattattatttttgttggtaTAAAATGTAGACATTGACTATTTCTTCTGCCATTGTTGAAGAAATTAACTATTTTATGCTGGTCTTAGACGGaatgataaatatacataaaaaatacaGTCTATGAGAGTTAGAAGTCTTAGAATGTTGTTTCGGACTGCATTTTTGTGGAAATATTTAGAAGAACAATGACACATCGGGTTCCCACAGAACCTCGAGTCAAATTTTCTCACTACAAACTAGGGCGTATGGATTTACAAGCGTAAAATTCATAGCCTCGTCCAATCAACTAGTCGATCTGTCTTATTACTTTTATCAGATAATTTAACTAgatagaaaattataaactAATAGCTTATGATGAGAACGAGTCTCTAACTACAACCTGTAAATGTAACGAACTTTACATTTGGGCTTTGACATTTGTCAACAAGATCTGTCACAATCATCCGTTAACTCTGTGCCAAATTAATTatgcaattctcttcaaaaaatgaagCTCAAATGGTCCGGTTTGACAATGCGTAACGTCCGTACATAAGAATAGAGTTTGTAGATTCTGTTCGGGCATTTTTATGCCAAagtaaaaagaacaaaaacgaacaaacgtcTGACCATGTGACGCGCGTACTGCACATTTGTCACTACAATTACCATTTCCTTACTCATTTAAACATATGATAGACCATGTTTCGTGACCCCAAAATAGTATTACAGGAATAAATGTCGTTTTATTATTGACCTTGTCGCTGTCACGGTATGCAACatctttctttactttttttttacctattcatttattctagATTACTTCCCTTGACCAATCTCTCCGATCATAGTTTCATACCGGTGTCGAGGTCAAACATTTGTTTCATCAACTCGTACGTTGAAAAACTTACAGCGACCATAGGGATAGCCCGGAGGTAATTTATGCTCATTCCACGGTAAAGACCTTTGACAATTCCGTTTTCCAGGTAGATCAGTTTCATCGTCGCAACCATTCCGGAGCTGGAAAAATGCATGATTGGATATCGTAATCTAGTTAATTATGGCATATTGATACTTCATTTGGAAACAAATGTTCACCCAAATTTATGAGTGTCCGTATTCATCATAGCCAACTGCATCCGTCTCCTCGTAACATCTAAAGGATAAGATATGCTCTGAGCTACTGCCCCGGCAAACCCACCGCAAAGTAGTTTTGCAGGTAATGTGAGAACGAGTCCGCCTTGGAAAAGTGTAAAGTTGACTGTGTTTAGTACTTGCAGGAATAtactttcgtttcttcgaaattggagaaaatttaCCAGTATTTCTATTACACTTGTTGCACAAGTAATTTGGGGCATACGTCATACAAAGAAACTTTAGCTTTGCAAATGAGTAAAAAGATAAGCCAGCATATGGAATCATCCCACATATTGTCGGTATGAATCCTCGATACAACGCTCTTAGTCCTCCTTcctaaaatacaaaattatacTCGGTCGGATTGAGGTAAATTGCTAAAAAGATTTCATAATATCCAAGTGAAGATTCTGAAATCAAACGTTACCTCTTTGAAAATACTAGCACCCGTGTGAAAGATGCCGGTGTAGACGTGCTCTCCTCTTACTTGAAAAGCTAAACGGGCTCTGATCGTGTCAAGTGGATATGTTAACATTACCGCGGTAACTCCCGCCCCTGAACCAGCCAGAAATTTATCTATTTGGGTTCGATTACCCAGCAATGTTCCTAAATACTGTCCAAAGTCATTATTTCTCGTGCATTACGCTAGTCTTTTGTAATATTATTTTGCTTGGTCTTAAGATTTCCATCCAAAAATTAAGTGTTTTATTAGAGCGTAAAAGAATGTCATGAGTTCTTCCGATACACAGAAAtgtactttttctttcaatacacAAAAGATGAGCACCAAATCATGTGTGCTAGAAGTCGTCACAGTTACATTTGTTCCATCGAGAATGAACTAAGAACCATCCAATTAATtcgattaatattattttcatgctGTTTTCATCAAGTTTTAATAATTGTCAGAAACAGAATAATAACTATCTTTCACAAGGTAATCGAGCAAGTTCAAGAAGATCAAGTTGTTTCCTAAAACGTACCTTCCTATATATTTCAAACGTAGTAAACTGTGTAGCTGCATATGGAAAAATTCTGACCATCTGAGCACCGTTTCCTTTCCACAAGGCAAAGAAAGTCTCACGTTGCACTATCTCATTGAGCCCAGCAAATACACCTGGATAACATATAAAATTATGAATCTTTAATATCGTCAACAAAGACTTGATCTTTGCCAAAATATCTCACCCAAATGTTTATAGTGTTTACTGTGCGCCTGCAACagtatttttattctatccAGTGGTGCAACCGTGGTCTTTGAGCACATCCCAGCTACGCCTTTGAGACAATTAGTTATATATTGATAAATTATAATCTTAATTCATAAATTTAacgttaaattattattttcttgagTCTTGTAAAAATAGGTTTCTCAAATGTTGGATATCAAATGGAGTTATTTATTAGGGCTTTCTACTATGAGGTATTACAGTTTCACATGTAATTTGCAGTTCCGACGACAAATATGCTAATGTTGAATCTAAATTTTGTTATATGGAAGCCAAAACTGATCGGTGATGCTGCACTGAGAAGCTTTCTCCTATACActtggtaataaaaaatttttttaaattattgcaTTGGTTTTAGCCAATAGCTAATGTTTTGTCGTCTGTCATAATAAATTTCGACAGTAGTTGATCTCTATTTCGTTGCcccaataaaaaatatgttcgGTATTGAAGTCCAACAATCGTTGATAGTGTATTGTTTGAATATAGTGACTTACCACCGgaaaataaacttttcaaaacGAATTCAAGACTCTTTTCACCTTCGGTATTAAGTGACATGGTCGTTTGGTTTTTCTAACAGGCGATTCTTCACAATATTGAATGAACGTTATAGTGACTAGAGGAATTTGTAGCTAAGGAATGTTTAGAAAGCGAATAGCGATGCTCGTCTAGTTAACCGGCTAGGgaaagaatgaagagaaatgCCAAACATAGACACGCGAGTTTTCTCTTCAAGGCTCGCGGGAGGTGGGTAAAAACAGTTTGAGACAGTGTGAACATCGATGACCTTGGCTTACGTTCTATCCGTACGATATTCACATCCACTCACGTCATAGAAGACTTGTTCTAACATAACCGCAGCGAACGGTTTAAATGTGGGTTACGTTGCCCCTCCGGgttttgtatatgtatagataggAAGTGATTGGCCGCTGGAACAACCTTGCGTCCATGGGAACAACGACCCCATTTCCCACCATTTCATTCATATTTTAGCCCATAAATTGCGATAAATTGTAGATCAGAAACGCAAATTGAATATTGaagcaaaattttcttcaattgttCGGCGTATTCATCGTTCACGTTCACAGATGGCCTCAGCAGGCTTCTGGGATGGAAATTTGGCATAAAAAACATTGACAcctgttgtttgttttttgtttcgcccGGTCAACACCCGTCTGACACTTGCTCGTTCAACCTGTTTGTTCGAGGAATTGAGAGTGTAATTTGTCACAATTGTCACCTCGTTATTTACTTTCAACTAACAATCTCTTGACCCTACTTCGGTATGCCAGGAGATTTCTGCAACTTGGAATTTCttcaaaacaaaaggaaatgCAGATAAGGTTCGTAATACAACCAGGTTCTTCGACCGTTTTCAATGTTACCGTTGTTATCAAAAGGTTTTCAAGGTACTCAATTACACGGTACACGTCTAACAATAAATATCATCAAAAAAAGCTGATAGTTCTTGGTATGCTGTTAGAAGAAGACCATGAGCGGAAATTGAAATCTGGACCAAGCGATATTCGAACAACTCATGGGATCATAATCCAAGTGCTGAGTAAAATGCTTCATCAATACTTCTTTCAGTCAACAAAGTAGAGACCAAATAATAGGATTGGTATCGATAGTCGTTGAAACAAATTGGGGTAACTCATTGCACAAAGACTGTCTAGTTTCACGTTCTGTCATACATATAGTTTTTACGATAAGTTATCGGTCAGATACAAGAGACAACTATTCCCATCCGTTGGGaaactgaataaaatttacctagttcgatttttttctaggaAATGCAGAATGATCGCTGTGTCAAATTAACTGCACATACTGTCCAGTGTTTCTGGTTGTTTAATTCGTCTGTCGGTCATGACTTGAGAAATTTTGCCAAGTATTGCAGTCGACGGTTCGGTGATTGCTgtaacaatgatttattttacccTTATGATCGTGGTACGTCAAAAAGCGATTCATGTATCGAGCACTCGACATACTCAGGATTTTGTTTTGGCTAAAGTCTTCTGCCCAAATCCATCATTCTCTCAAGTCATCCATATACTCGAGACAATAAATCAAGGTCTAAGTATAGCATTATACTCAAAAACAACCGCTGCAAAACAAATGGATGAAGATCGTCGTATCACCTAAGAATTGTCATTTCCAATCACCGTTTTGCGATGCATAAAAAATTACTAATTTTCGCTGGTTAAATTCGTCCGAGAGTCGcgacaatcgatcgatcgtcgtgCCCGCGAGTTTGATCAAATCGATTGCGCGTGATTTTACATTTTGAATAGACGAAACTTGCATCTTTGCTTAATATGCACATTACAAGGGGTTCGAATTGAGGCAATAATTTTATGTGCGAAAGTCTAGTTCCCCTCGAAGCGAAAGCATCGGGGACTAAGATAATACTAACAATTGCCCTCCGGATTCTAACGCAAAAATGAGACCTCGAGCAAACTTCAGTGCAAAGTTCAAAGAGGATAACCGTTCCCGTCGGTCTTAGCGGGGCTAAAGGCAAGCATTATAAAGATTTAGGGTGGTCACGTTGATCAGGCAGGCGCACAGCTGGCTCGAATCCAAGAACCGCCGTCTACGTCAACGCAGAAAACCAGGAGCAGCAACCACaaaccagcagcagcagcagcagcatcaccagcagcagcagcagcagctgagcATCTCGAGACATCGAAATTTGCGAGCTGCTGCTGTCGGAAATAAATATTGAGCCGTTACGatatgagaataaaattcttAACAAAAATTTAAGCAATCGCAACGTCCGACGACTAAttgatgatatttattttatcaactgATTAATTACGCGCAAATTATTGTGATAGTGTTTAGTGATACTTTGAACCGCGCTTTTACCGTTGTTACATTGTcgctaaaaataaataattaaattaattacctgtatcgaaagttgaaaattgacgaatagtaataaatatcaacgataataataaaaattgttaacaAGTTGTTATTAATGTTTTCATaattacgaaataaaatttccaagtTTTCTTAGAACCGCTGATTTAAATATTAACggtgaatcgttgttgctgtGGTGGTGAtatctcgttgaaaatattgaaaaatacataGAGTGCAAAAAAGTAGTTCGAATTTATGGGTATGAATCTGCCTATATAACTCTACATACATTTGAACGGGATCGATAATATTCTATTCTATGTGAAaggcacacgcacacacgcacgcacaccgAGATATCTACATATAGAACACGTTTATggtgaattaattattatacacagtGACATTTTATCTGCatacccacacacacacacacacacacatacgcacacacgcacgcacatgTGAAATAAATAGTACGATATTACTCGAGATTTGTAACGATATACATTACAATTAGTGTTTTCTCGGAAGCTGATCTTTCTttcgtgttgttttttttggtctctgTTTTTTCCTGGACCTCGCGACATTCCTAGCAGTTTTCCAAGAGTGAGGTAAATATAAATCGTTTGAGTCAActtacaatatatatatgtatattacatgtaaTATACTAGCATCTCCATTTATATTCAAAGACAACACTCGGTTGAACATTGACTtatgtttatttatattttacatgggaaatttcgaagaattcTTTTCCTCCACACGCATTAACGCTGATTTGATAATCataaagaaagacaaaaaattcaatctgcCTACTGACGATATTGCACGACCATCGGAGAGAAAAGCATTTGGTATTATCAAGGTCTACCTGTAACGAACACGTGATCAGTGTGCACCGATGGAATGTAATTGACCCGTGGATGAgagtgattcgaaaaatttgaccgACTTTTACAATggaatgaatttaaaattagATACAAGTTACCCTTAGCTTTCCTCACGTTCCGTGAAGGATCGATTCCGCGGGTAACCGGGCGAGGCAATAGCgtggtatatattttcttgTATATAACCGTTAAAGGGGCAAATTCAGGGTGAGCAGATATAACACTCATCCactcgcgtatacctatgtgcttTCCTACCTTCGCGGTTAAACGAGGTCTGAGATGTCGTTATAACATGGTCAAGTCTGAAATATGTCACCGTGCGATCGTTGAAAACCACCCCGCCTTGGTGGTGgcgaatttaaaattttttcctctgtttTCGGCtacctttttccctttctcacCGGTGCCAGATTACATGCTACGTTTTCGGctggaagaaaagagaattcaGCGTAGTCAGTTCTACTCGGGCAGTGGGTGCACGGTGTGATATATTTCGATACGATTcaggtatacctgtgtgtacgATGCAAAGAGGATTGGAGTCGGAAGAAATATCGATTCCTTGAAACGCGCGCCATTTTACGCGTGGAGGGAACGGGGATTTAAACGTGTAATCTTTGCAACGGTTGTGTGTGTCGTAGGGAGACGTTGATCGAGTGCTTCATTGATGGGTGGATCGGTtgattcaatttgattttttggttCTCCAAAAATGACGCCTGTAGTTTGTAGggggaatgaatttttcaacggtaaTCGGCCGATGGTATAGACGGTGGATGAgtttctttgtattttattgCGGGCCCTTGGCAAGAAGCCGCGTTTTGTTGAGGGTCGATACGAAGATTGCTAACTCCTGTTATTCAGGTCAGAGTAAAGTTTTTTAAGTAGGTCAAACCGTTAACATTCGAATAGCCTAAGTGATCGGTGTGATTTCAAGATGGCAGATATAATACATAACCGAagtttcgttttactttttggttttttgtttttttttttatttagaattcaatttattttcattcctgtACAGCTCCGATCGGAATAATTTCTGTGCTTTTTTGCAACGCGAAACTGCTGCGGAACTATTCCCGCTCCCAGAAACACTTTTTTCACGCTATTCTTACGCACATGcgacgttttttcatttcgatgcGGGACATTTCTGCTTTTTCCGAACTATACACGCCAAAATTCCAAGTAAGAACAATTGGCGAACAATCaagtattccaaattcgaattAGAAGCTCGTCCATTTTCACCCGGCTGAAAATGCAGATTTATCACCTCGCCTTTCTGCGTTAcgtatatttcttttattcgctattttttattcgggtGCAACGGACTGCTACGGGCACGCATGTTATATCGGGTCTGCGTCCAGGTTATAAGGTTTGTCGAGATTGCGGTAAAAAAAGTAGTTTTGGGACGAGGGTTCGCGAAATTTGCCAATTCGGAGGCGATGTTCGTTGCGACAATTCTCGCACGGCAGGCGACCAATGATCTCAATTCAGAGTGAACTCCGTAAATACGGCTGAGATTTTCGGAGAGGTTATTCTATACCGCGGCGCATTTATTCCCGTTTTTCGTATGAAAATTGTTTCTAATCCTGAATTGCAATATCGCGAAGCGCACCGCGACGCGTCGCGTTATCACACGCGATTATTTATGCGCAAAATTTTACGTCACACGAAGAGCGATTAATCTTGGAAAAGGGCCTCGCGAAAATCGCCGTTGAATTTCGCATGCGGCTAGTCTTCGGAACGTTTGCAATAATCACAATGAAACTGCGTAAATATGTAAATTGGTTTAAAGTTTCAACGACAattgcacgtacgtatactatatcgCGCCGTAAGTACGTACTATAGTCTCGTGTATACCGGGCTGCAGGAGACAGACATTTCGCCGTATAACGTCTCGCTGTTTATATCGTCGGCTTTTTGCCAAAAtccactaacaataagttcgTTGTACAGTTAAAGGTTATACACAGTTATATACACAGTTATGGACTCGCGACGATCCGCGATTTTACCAATAACTCAATTTTTCGCTATTTCCTTAacgacgattaaaaaaaaaaaaaaaaaagaatcgcagcATCGAAGCGGAGATGAAAACGGGAAATTATCGCGTAGCCCGCCGAACCATGGTACGTGGTTTTTCTGAATGAAAACGCACGTTGTTATAGAGCGTTTTTGTCGAGAGCTTAATTTTAGTGAACAATTTATTATCTCCTCGTATCGACACGGCTGCGCGGAGaactgtaaaaataatcgcaaAATTGATACGTCTTTCGAAAGACGTATGGGGATACGGTAGAACTTTGTTCCAgatcgttcattcgttttaagTGTACGTACAAATTTTTACGACGATAGCACGCCTTACTTCTCCATAGTCTGGCACTTCTTGATTATTTGTACGAGGCGTTGATATTATAACGGCAGCTTAATAGCCTCCTTCGCatacgatgttttttttacacacactATATGGGATTTTATCGCGAATATtgtctctcgttttttctttatttatatacacaatGCGCTTATGACTTTGGGCTGCCGTCTTCTAGGGATATTTAAATCGCAGGTACTATTTGTAAAGTACgcgttaattatattattcatttttcgattctcgaGAATCAAACTGTTACTTCGGATCCATgtgcattatttatttacattttttgcTAGACAAATAAACTAGTAGCACGATCCAACGGATCTGTGATACTCCATCTTGGaaaagtttccttttttttttttttttccacaatacAGCGTCAATTGGAATGAATCGCGGAAGCGTGGCCCCGCTCCAATGAAAGTACATAATGTCTGAAATTGTTGttcaacttgtttttttcaggATCAAGGAGCACCCGGGCGAACAGAGGGAAGAGATAACGGAGAAGAGGAGGCAGAAACAGAATGTGTTTGATCGGCGGTGCGAGTATCTTTTTCGAGAGGTGCGAGAAGATCGTTCGAGGGGTGGTTGAATACGATTGAGATATGACGTAGTATAGCCCTGTCGCGATCGTTTGAAAAGAAATCCGTATCTCATGCTTAACGAGAGAAAGTTTGACTTGGATGACAGTTCGGGTGTAATAGAAGCAAGTTCCGATCGTAATGGAAATGGAGCTCCAAGCGCGTCAATGTACTCTCAGATTCCTAATCTGGATACAGGCATGGATTCGTTTACGTTCGATCCATCCCTCGTCACGGTCGGGAATTTGTCGACCCTCGGGAATTTCGGTAACCAATTGTCGAACATCGGCAACAACAAGGAGGTCCGTTACGCCTCGTTTTCAACGGTACCGTCATCCGCCTTGCCATCGATGCTTCCGCCACCTTTGCCGCCACCTCCGCCACCTCTTCCTCTCCACATGCAGCAGCGTATCTATTCGAGGTCAATGACATCTCTGCCTCCGGAGCCGTTTATGCTGATGCGCTCGAAGGCCTTGAACAGAAGAGTATGCATAAACGTCGGCGGTGTTAAACACGAGGTGCTTTGGAGGACATTGGAACGGCTTCCACACACCCGTTTGGGTCGTCTCCGAGACTGCAATACTCACGAAGCAATAACTGAGCTTTGTGACGATTACTCGTTAATAgacaacgaattttttttcgaccgacATCCGAAATCATTTAGCtcaatattaaatttttatagaaCTGGTAAATTACATTTAGTCGATGAAATGTGCGTTTTAGCATTCAGTGACGATTTGGAGTATTGGGGTATAGATGAATTGTACCTCGAAAGTTGTTGTCAGCACAAGTATCATCAGAGAAAAGAACACGTTCACgaggaaatgagaaaagaggCTGAATCGCTCAGGCAACGTGAGGAGGAAGAATTTGGCGAGGGTAAATGCGCCCAATATCAAAAATGCCTTTGGGATCTtcttgaaaaaccaacgaCTTCTATCGCCGCAAGGGTGAGTCTTTCCTTTCCATTCCAACGGCACGATCTACGAGCATTTCGggttttttccaaattcaaatCGATTCCAGAATTTTATATACTTTGTCacgggggaaaaagagaatcgtCAAATCCATTGAAATCAGAGATTTTTAAAACTGCGTCGTACGTGTTAAACAAAATAGTATATTTGAAATAACGATATTCAAAGAAATAACAAGAACTGCGTAATTTTTGCTGCGTAACATTGAACGAGCATCTGTTTTGTTTGCAGTTTTGGTTAAATTTAGCCTCAAAATGACAAAGTAAGATGTAACACAAAAAGAACCCCAttcaaaaaaaaccaaaactgactaaataaatagaaataatcaaatttgtGGCCTCGACTTATTAAATGTTGCACGTATACAAAATACGTAAATTaggcataaatttgaattcataTATCGTTTCGTATATCGATGTGAcgcatattattattgttattgttattttgttgTTGATCTTATTTGTGGGGTACTTATTGAATGTTCGTCCACTTTCGGTGTTTTGTATTTAATACCATTTAAACATGTATAGAAACAACGCATGAATttgcatttattattataatcatgtattacaaatttatcgatcatcATTACTGttaattgttttctttttgtttttttctcacatcctTCTGTGCATAATTGatacgaaaaaatatcattcatcGCTATATTTATCATTCTTTATACGCAATCAATCGCGTTTTATATTCGGAATGCAACGAATTAGaacatcagaaaaaaaaataaataaataaaaaataaacagtaGCTGCACAATGTATTCTTTCTTATTATAAAAtgattcttaattttttttttttctcttaaaattgtgatgtttgatttttggatatttttatatacctatctttgtttctgttttttatagTAACTGCATTAGGTATTAGATTGATTTGTGAATCCCATCCGTATGgttatgagaaaaagaaacgcacATGCATATGTAGGTATCCGTAGTATATGTAGAGAAAGTCAGAAttatggaaaaacaaaaaattaaacaaactaAAGAAGCAAATTAAAAGAtgtaaagtaaagaaaaacatTAACTTATAatgttctaaaaaaaaaagtaaaacaaaaaaacggtTAGAACAAtgttgtatatatactatGAACGATATAATTCCTCGTGCAGAGAATttctataatatatattttattatttctaggTGCTGTGACAGCTcgctatataatacatatatcttATCTACATACCTTCCTCTAATTCTTGTCCTTCTTTATGTCCTCTTTATGTCAGCATTCAGATGAGAACTATGAAAAAGTTGGCATCTTCTCtgtcgttattttctttcattttttacttaattttcgatttttcttttcaatttcttttcttcaagtATTTCCTGCAAATCATTGtattcatattatatgtatatacatacatatataacgtatatatatgtacataagaataaatgaaagcaGATTATGTTGGAAGGGTTAATACGTGATTACCAGGcatcattttttactccataTCTCGGCACCGCTCCCTACGTACCATTATCGTCATATCAAATTAAATATAACCTATGCTTATAACGCAGTGAAGAACTTTTTGTCaatcttcgaaaatcttttaagAATTTTGGTTTAtcagaaggagaaaaaaaacgagctaaTCGTATGGAAAATTATATTGTTCATCACGTTTGATTGAATTGCGTAGGTATTCAATCGTCCGAATCGTGATAGGAGTagaactgaaaaaagaaaatgaagttcCTCGAAGCTTCTTCAAACTATACaaagtcgaaaataaaaaccgtatTTTTCCACAAAATACTTAAGAAAGTATATGAATAAAGTCAGCGCTATTATTTCTAA
This region of Athalia rosae chromosome 7, iyAthRosa1.1, whole genome shotgun sequence genomic DNA includes:
- the LOC105692409 gene encoding graves disease carrier protein-like isoform X2: MCSKTTVAPLDRIKILLQAHSKHYKHLGVFAGLNEIVQRETFFALWKGNGAQMVRIFPYAATQFTTFEIYRKYLGTLLGNRTQIDKFLAGSGAGVTAVMLTYPLDTIRARLAFQVRGEHVYTGIFHTGASIFKEEGGLRALYRGFIPTICGMIPYAGLSFYSFAKLKFLCMTYAPNYLCNKCNRNTGGLVLTLPAKLLCGGFAGAVAQSISYPLDVTRRRMQLAMMNTDTHKFGSGMVATMKLIYLENGIVKGLYRGMSINYLRAIPMVAVSFSTYELMKQMFDLDTGMKL
- the LOC105692409 gene encoding graves disease carrier protein-like isoform X1; this encodes MSLNTEGEKSLEFVLKSLFSGGVAGMCSKTTVAPLDRIKILLQAHSKHYKHLGVFAGLNEIVQRETFFALWKGNGAQMVRIFPYAATQFTTFEIYRKYLGTLLGNRTQIDKFLAGSGAGVTAVMLTYPLDTIRARLAFQVRGEHVYTGIFHTGASIFKEEGGLRALYRGFIPTICGMIPYAGLSFYSFAKLKFLCMTYAPNYLCNKCNRNTGGLVLTLPAKLLCGGFAGAVAQSISYPLDVTRRRMQLAMMNTDTHKFGSGMVATMKLIYLENGIVKGLYRGMSINYLRAIPMVAVSFSTYELMKQMFDLDTGMKL